Proteins encoded in a region of the Shewanella polaris genome:
- a CDS encoding sigma-54 interaction domain-containing protein, with the protein MQINLNDINNDFATMLNAYDCPAILVTPKYQILASNQRYIENFGAIDQGQPAYCYKVSHNNEVPCDQAGEACPLYAASISRRKERVLHIHHSPRGKEHVDIEILPILDDKGEIKFFVELLKSVTLAKPKIGNNEMVGASPAFNQLVENITRVAPTEASVLLVGDTGTGKEIAASAIHLASHRKTQPMVILECSGLTETLFESELFGHIKGAFTGATYNKHGLVEVANGGTLFLDEIGDVPYELQIKLLRLIETGTYRSVGSRETKRSDFRLICATHQDIFSMVERGEFRRDLYYRINVFPIHIPSLNNRKDDIALLTTAILQRIDDSGRYSVTDSAISLLKNHDFKGNIRELRNILSRALVLANTQIIDENVIKSCLEIDRKIENNSKYMIDLKSNEQRYLQRLLECVNGDKDKAAALAGISTRSLYRKLQ; encoded by the coding sequence ATGCAAATCAACCTTAACGATATCAATAATGATTTTGCTACTATGCTAAATGCTTATGATTGCCCCGCCATTTTAGTCACACCCAAATATCAGATACTTGCAAGTAATCAACGCTATATTGAAAATTTTGGGGCAATAGATCAGGGACAACCAGCTTATTGTTACAAGGTGTCACATAATAATGAGGTCCCCTGTGACCAAGCTGGAGAGGCCTGTCCATTATATGCCGCAAGTATTTCTCGGAGAAAAGAACGTGTTTTACATATTCATCACTCTCCCCGAGGTAAAGAGCATGTAGACATCGAAATATTGCCTATTTTAGACGACAAAGGGGAGATCAAATTCTTTGTCGAATTGTTAAAGTCAGTCACCCTGGCAAAACCCAAAATTGGCAATAATGAAATGGTCGGTGCCAGTCCTGCTTTTAACCAATTAGTCGAAAATATTACCCGAGTGGCACCAACAGAAGCATCGGTATTATTAGTGGGAGACACAGGTACAGGTAAAGAAATAGCAGCTTCAGCTATTCATCTCGCAAGTCATCGTAAAACTCAGCCAATGGTGATACTGGAATGTTCAGGCCTCACTGAAACCTTATTTGAAAGTGAATTATTTGGCCATATAAAAGGAGCTTTTACTGGCGCAACATACAATAAACACGGCCTAGTTGAAGTGGCCAATGGAGGTACATTGTTTTTAGATGAAATTGGTGATGTACCTTATGAACTACAAATAAAGCTATTACGTTTAATTGAAACCGGCACTTATCGGTCAGTGGGCAGCAGAGAAACCAAGCGATCAGATTTCAGACTTATTTGCGCGACTCACCAAGATATTTTTTCAATGGTAGAGCGTGGGGAATTCAGAAGAGACTTATACTATCGTATTAATGTATTCCCTATTCATATCCCCTCTTTAAATAACCGTAAAGATGATATAGCACTTTTAACCACCGCGATTCTGCAGCGAATAGATGACAGTGGACGATACTCGGTAACTGATTCTGCAATAAGTTTATTAAAAAATCATGATTTTAAAGGTAATATCCGAGAACTGCGCAATATACTCTCCCGTGCACTAGTGCTAGCAAACACACAAATTATTGATGAAAATGTGATTAAATCCTGTCTTGAAATTGATCGCAAAATAGAAAATAATTCAAAGTATATGATTGATTTGAAAAGCAATGAACAAAGATATTTACAACGTCTTTTAGAGTGTGTTAATGGCGATAAAGACAAAGCCGCAGCTTTGGCAGGCATTAGTACTCGCTCATTATATAGAAAGTTACAGTAG
- a CDS encoding DUF2817 domain-containing protein has translation MAKFSFEHSFEIDKLKRLIAQHQHQFRHQSLADLYYRGEKLSVTAIELGQQQQPCPTVLFVGGVHGVERIGAQVVLAFLDSLVNRLPWDTHLQQLLKYVRLAFVPVANPAGFLRGSRGNANNVDLMRNAPIDSDEEVTFLVGGQRLSSRLPWYRGQNGMELETQALVKYVQQLQHQSTSVIALDAHSGFGLRDHLWFPHAHTRQPFAGIGYIYHLMQLFEKGYPHHGHYRLAPQSHFYRTHGDIWDYLVASDISHKPFIPLTLEMGSWAWVRKNPRQLFNFPGYFNPQKNHRHQRILRRHVVLMQFLIDAAYAQIIEQVKPTQLTQLTQQANRFWTPRG, from the coding sequence ATGGCTAAGTTTTCATTTGAGCATTCGTTCGAGATAGATAAGTTAAAGCGCTTAATTGCCCAGCATCAACACCAATTTAGGCATCAGTCGTTGGCGGATTTGTATTATCGAGGTGAAAAACTATCGGTAACCGCCATTGAACTAGGGCAGCAGCAACAACCTTGCCCTACAGTATTGTTTGTCGGTGGTGTTCACGGGGTTGAGCGCATTGGTGCACAAGTGGTGTTAGCTTTTTTAGACAGCTTAGTTAATCGACTTCCTTGGGATACTCATTTACAGCAATTACTTAAATATGTTCGTTTAGCCTTTGTGCCGGTGGCCAATCCGGCGGGCTTTTTACGAGGTAGTCGTGGTAATGCTAATAACGTTGATTTAATGCGTAATGCCCCCATTGATTCAGATGAAGAGGTCACTTTTCTGGTGGGTGGGCAGCGACTATCATCACGCTTACCTTGGTATCGTGGTCAAAATGGTATGGAGCTCGAAACCCAAGCCTTAGTGAAGTATGTGCAACAACTACAACACCAAAGTACCAGTGTGATTGCGTTAGATGCTCATTCTGGTTTTGGTTTACGAGACCATCTATGGTTTCCTCATGCGCATACTCGGCAACCATTTGCGGGTATAGGCTATATTTACCATTTAATGCAACTGTTCGAAAAAGGTTATCCTCATCATGGCCATTATCGGTTAGCGCCACAAAGTCATTTTTATCGTACCCATGGTGATATTTGGGATTATTTGGTGGCGAGTGATATTAGCCATAAACCATTTATTCCGTTAACGTTAGAAATGGGTTCGTGGGCTTGGGTGCGTAAAAATCCACGTCAGTTATTTAATTTCCCTGGGTATTTTAATCCGCAAAAAAACCATCGCCATCAGCGGATTTTACGTCGTCACGTGGTGTTAATGCAGTTCTTGATTGATGCAGCGTATGCGCAAATTATTGAACAGGTTAAACCGACTCAGCTGACCCAATTGACCCAACAAGCCAATCGATTTTGGACACCACGAGGATAA
- a CDS encoding carbon starvation protein A, with translation MLIFFICIGVLVLGFKFYSPFVERQAGIDPNIKTPQTRFNDGVDYVPVHPVKAFLIQFLNIAGVGPIFGPILGALYGPIALVWIVLGNVLGGAVHDYFSGVMSIKEDGKSLPEIAGKYFNIYFKGAMLVFTAMLLFFVGVVFIMSPAGLLSNLDYFKDTFLSNNTFWVLVILGYYFLATLLPIDKIITKLYPLFGLLMIVMTTSIAVALLIHAPQLPTVDGIFAYFDHSHYNNDLLEPNPSGLPVWPLLFITITCGAISGFHSTQAPIMARCLTNEKYVRPVYYGAMVAEGIVACVWATAGIAAFPGGYIELKSILDIGGPGMVVNQVATTYLGAAGGIMAIIAVAVFPITSGDTAFRALRLTIIDAFKIPQSIRNRLFVAIPILIIAYFMTKIDFTLIWRYFAFSNMLLSTSVLWLATKYLFDRGTFHWIVSIPATIGTCVTVSYIMTAGIGFGLPQELSQPVGIAVGIICLIALIIAHNKRKVAPVL, from the coding sequence ATGCTGATTTTCTTCATTTGCATCGGGGTGCTAGTGCTCGGGTTCAAGTTTTACAGCCCGTTCGTTGAGCGACAAGCGGGTATCGACCCTAATATAAAAACCCCACAAACACGATTTAATGATGGCGTTGACTATGTACCAGTTCATCCGGTTAAAGCATTCTTAATTCAATTTCTTAATATTGCGGGTGTAGGACCGATATTTGGGCCAATTTTAGGTGCGCTTTATGGTCCTATTGCGTTGGTTTGGATTGTTCTTGGTAATGTACTTGGTGGCGCGGTTCACGATTACTTCTCTGGTGTAATGAGTATCAAGGAAGACGGCAAAAGCTTACCCGAAATTGCTGGAAAGTATTTCAACATCTACTTTAAAGGTGCCATGTTGGTGTTTACTGCCATGTTACTTTTCTTCGTTGGTGTTGTATTTATTATGAGCCCAGCAGGGCTGCTAAGTAACTTAGATTATTTTAAAGACACTTTTTTAAGTAACAATACTTTTTGGGTATTAGTCATTTTAGGTTATTACTTCCTCGCGACTTTGTTACCGATTGATAAGATCATTACCAAATTGTATCCATTATTTGGTTTATTAATGATTGTAATGACAACATCAATTGCTGTTGCGTTACTTATCCATGCTCCGCAATTACCGACAGTAGACGGTATCTTTGCTTACTTCGATCACAGTCACTATAACAATGATTTATTGGAACCTAATCCAAGTGGTTTACCAGTATGGCCATTGTTGTTTATTACTATTACTTGTGGTGCGATAAGCGGATTTCATTCAACTCAAGCACCTATTATGGCGCGTTGTTTAACTAACGAAAAATACGTTCGTCCAGTGTACTACGGTGCAATGGTTGCCGAAGGTATTGTTGCATGTGTCTGGGCTACTGCGGGTATCGCGGCTTTCCCAGGTGGTTATATCGAACTTAAAAGTATTCTCGATATAGGCGGTCCTGGTATGGTGGTTAACCAAGTAGCTACCACTTACTTAGGTGCTGCTGGTGGTATTATGGCTATTATCGCTGTTGCGGTTTTCCCGATAACTTCTGGTGATACAGCATTTAGAGCATTACGTTTAACCATTATTGATGCGTTTAAGATCCCTCAAAGCATTCGAAACCGTTTATTCGTTGCCATTCCTATTCTGATTATTGCTTATTTTATGACTAAGATTGATTTCACTCTAATCTGGCGTTATTTTGCATTCTCAAATATGTTGCTATCTACCAGCGTATTGTGGCTCGCGACCAAGTATTTATTTGATCGTGGTACTTTCCATTGGATTGTGAGTATACCCGCCACTATTGGTACTTGTGTGACAGTGTCATACATCATGACCGCAGGTATTGGTTTTGGTTTACCACAAGAGTTGAGTCAGCCAGTGGGTATTGCGGTAGGTATTATATGTCTTATTGCGCTGATTATTGCGCACAATAAACGTAAAGTCGCACCCGTTCTTTAA
- a CDS encoding 4Fe-4S binding protein, with protein sequence MSTIESITLMLALVYSTSLLYWGGKKWGALVSGALLLGATIASFFWPLLLILLGAVLVVTALGQYQPAFANAEGRPNRIREICQHFFALSMLLVGVQYAINAGMLYAGETPWLMRPDIGDAFLPIAGGIELKAILTLGLWDQNHPAAVVMLCVVLLTGLICKRAFCGWACPLGLAGEYLFKLRKRFIPAELLPPAWIDWPLRMVKYLLLAALVYLVVSMPTASLPNYLTGNYHKVADLKMAVFFMMPSLIALIGFSIIFALAAWRRQGFCRYICPYGAMLGIVSFFSPFKIRRDTHHCLIETKGMSCDKCTRACPANISVHTQKNIHSDECQACMRCVSACPKKEALQFSTRNGIKLSARGLMILLFTLMFMVPLFAYVSGYWHSQTPQDIKMELIQKLDRVGH encoded by the coding sequence ATGAGTACAATTGAATCAATCACCTTAATGCTAGCCTTAGTATATAGCACCAGCCTACTATACTGGGGGGGCAAAAAATGGGGCGCATTGGTTAGCGGGGCATTATTGCTCGGCGCGACTATTGCTAGCTTTTTCTGGCCACTATTACTCATATTGCTTGGCGCAGTATTAGTTGTTACTGCACTCGGTCAATACCAACCCGCTTTTGCTAATGCAGAAGGTAGACCCAATAGAATACGCGAGATTTGCCAACATTTTTTTGCTCTTTCCATGTTGTTGGTTGGCGTGCAATATGCCATTAATGCAGGAATGCTGTATGCCGGAGAAACCCCTTGGTTAATGCGACCTGATATTGGTGATGCTTTTTTACCCATTGCTGGCGGTATTGAACTTAAAGCTATTTTAACTTTAGGCTTATGGGATCAAAATCATCCTGCTGCCGTGGTTATGCTGTGTGTTGTGCTATTAACAGGACTAATTTGCAAACGAGCTTTTTGTGGCTGGGCTTGTCCATTAGGCTTAGCTGGCGAATATTTATTTAAACTCAGAAAACGTTTTATTCCTGCCGAACTTTTGCCACCAGCTTGGATTGACTGGCCTCTCAGAATGGTTAAATACTTATTATTAGCTGCACTGGTTTATTTGGTCGTTTCAATGCCAACGGCAAGTCTTCCCAATTACTTGACAGGCAACTACCACAAGGTAGCTGACTTAAAAATGGCAGTATTTTTTATGATGCCATCATTGATTGCTTTGATTGGCTTTAGCATTATTTTTGCGTTAGCAGCATGGCGCCGCCAAGGTTTTTGTCGTTACATTTGCCCTTATGGTGCAATGTTAGGCATAGTGAGCTTTTTTAGTCCTTTTAAAATTCGCCGTGATACACACCATTGTTTAATTGAAACTAAGGGGATGAGTTGCGATAAATGTACTCGAGCTTGCCCAGCAAATATATCGGTTCATACTCAAAAAAATATCCACTCAGACGAGTGCCAAGCGTGTATGCGTTGTGTGTCAGCTTGTCCTAAAAAAGAGGCGCTACAATTTAGTACTCGTAATGGCATTAAACTTTCTGCCAGAGGCTTAATGATTTTATTGTTTACTCTTATGTTTATGGTGCCGTTATTTGCCTATGTAAGCGGTTACTGGCACAGCCAAACACCTCAAGATATAAAGATGGAACTAATACAAAAATTAGATCGCGTAGGTCACTAG
- a CDS encoding acylase, translating to MKLNKILLAIGMVSSVALVGCDDDTQYGKTPQVTPEPEVTPLLQAFAPNGTLKAQIRRTKYGVPHITADNLESLGFGNGYAQAQDNLCVMADGFIKANSQRSMYFGPHASIDFATGLPTSEDNGNLISDFAYKALKIRQLAENQYPQFSYNSRALMEGFSAGYNQYLADVEAGAQTGEPFCAGQPWVKPIDGVDVASYLFSIALLPGAANFLDLIFYANPGEAEEYLPRIVGPAPSAAQTTFIRDMNNTLIARAANITTPETNPRNLGSNGWGLGKDKTENGKGMVLGNPHFPHTGNLRFWQSHLTIPGQMDVMGGSLVGMPGLVNIGFNKDVAWTHTFSTAEHFVMYNLELVAGDRLQYMYDGSALSITKETISVLVNAGAAGMLVAEKDIYTTAKGPMVEAPPALAPFGWDDGQAFFIQDANMANKDPIDHWLAMNLASNKEEFQQAFKNYDGVIFNNTMYADKEGNAFYIDDSTVPGFSDLVVNIIKTTPEIQAARTQAGFTILPGNNSLFSYDSPMPYERAPKLERSDFVQNSNNSFWSTNLSEPLENYSPLYGPERGQLSLRTRMGLTLMDDAAGDDGKFNIEELEAALLSNRAYLAELILTDLISQCEQQGSTPVMVSDTLSKDVSASCAALTAWNGKQDNDSKGGALVREFAHQFDQSTMLTEAFDYMSAATTPSKLNTDGSALIALAHAALNLEAAGFAVDAALGDVQFVEKSLPDGTASGVKLPWPGSHNAEGGFNVYSTSLSGDDTLIPQHMYSPVMDVVTGNAAASGLTAEGYQVRYGSSWMMTVSFTDDGPKAKGILTYSESSNVLSPSFSDQSELYSSAKQLRPLLFTEAEIQASVESTLELTLQR from the coding sequence ATGAAATTGAATAAAATTTTGCTCGCTATCGGCATGGTATCTAGTGTCGCTCTTGTCGGTTGCGATGATGACACTCAATATGGCAAAACACCTCAGGTAACCCCTGAACCTGAAGTGACTCCTCTACTGCAAGCCTTTGCTCCAAATGGCACATTAAAAGCGCAAATCCGCAGAACGAAGTACGGTGTGCCACATATCACCGCAGATAATTTGGAAAGCCTTGGTTTCGGTAACGGTTATGCTCAAGCACAGGATAATTTATGTGTAATGGCCGATGGATTTATTAAAGCTAATTCGCAGCGGTCAATGTATTTTGGCCCCCATGCGTCGATTGATTTTGCTACCGGCCTCCCTACCAGTGAGGATAACGGCAATTTAATCTCTGATTTTGCTTACAAAGCATTAAAAATTAGACAACTTGCAGAAAACCAATACCCTCAGTTTAGTTATAATTCGCGTGCTTTAATGGAAGGTTTTAGTGCCGGTTATAATCAATATCTTGCCGATGTAGAAGCCGGAGCTCAAACGGGTGAACCATTTTGTGCAGGTCAGCCATGGGTTAAACCTATTGATGGTGTCGATGTAGCAAGTTATCTCTTCTCCATCGCATTATTACCCGGTGCAGCCAACTTTTTAGATTTGATATTCTATGCTAATCCCGGCGAAGCAGAAGAGTATTTACCTCGCATAGTTGGCCCCGCACCTTCTGCAGCACAAACTACATTTATACGCGACATGAACAACACCTTAATTGCACGGGCTGCAAACATAACCACTCCCGAAACAAATCCTCGAAACTTGGGCTCTAATGGCTGGGGATTGGGGAAAGATAAAACTGAAAACGGTAAAGGCATGGTGTTAGGCAACCCGCATTTTCCACACACAGGTAACTTACGTTTTTGGCAGTCACATTTAACCATACCAGGACAAATGGATGTGATGGGTGGCTCGTTAGTGGGTATGCCTGGGTTGGTTAACATTGGTTTTAACAAAGATGTTGCTTGGACACATACCTTTTCAACAGCAGAACACTTTGTGATGTATAACCTAGAGCTAGTTGCCGGTGATAGATTGCAATATATGTATGATGGTTCGGCATTGTCGATCACTAAAGAAACGATTTCAGTATTAGTCAATGCAGGGGCTGCAGGCATGTTGGTGGCAGAAAAAGACATTTACACCACAGCTAAAGGTCCTATGGTTGAAGCGCCACCAGCATTGGCGCCGTTTGGATGGGACGATGGCCAAGCTTTCTTTATTCAAGATGCTAACATGGCCAATAAAGATCCCATTGATCATTGGTTAGCTATGAACCTCGCATCCAATAAAGAGGAGTTTCAGCAAGCATTTAAAAATTATGATGGCGTGATTTTTAACAACACTATGTACGCAGATAAAGAAGGTAATGCGTTTTATATTGATGATTCTACCGTTCCAGGATTTTCTGATTTAGTCGTCAATATCATTAAAACCACACCAGAAATTCAGGCCGCTAGAACACAAGCAGGCTTTACTATTCTGCCGGGTAATAACTCGTTATTCAGTTATGATTCACCGATGCCTTATGAACGCGCACCCAAACTTGAACGCAGTGACTTTGTGCAAAACTCAAATAACTCATTTTGGTCGACTAACTTATCTGAACCACTTGAAAACTACTCTCCTTTATATGGTCCAGAGCGAGGTCAATTATCGTTACGTACTCGTATGGGATTAACCTTAATGGATGATGCAGCGGGTGATGACGGTAAATTTAATATTGAAGAACTAGAGGCTGCTTTATTATCTAACCGTGCTTATCTTGCTGAATTAATATTAACTGACTTAATCAGTCAATGTGAGCAACAAGGTTCTACGCCAGTGATGGTGAGTGATACTTTGTCTAAAGATGTATCGGCATCATGTGCAGCGCTAACAGCGTGGAACGGTAAGCAAGATAATGACAGCAAGGGCGGAGCGTTAGTTCGTGAGTTTGCACATCAATTTGATCAAAGTACCATGCTAACCGAAGCATTTGATTATATGAGCGCAGCAACCACGCCGAGTAAACTCAATACTGATGGCAGTGCATTAATTGCTTTAGCTCATGCGGCATTGAATCTTGAAGCGGCAGGCTTTGCTGTTGATGCGGCGTTAGGGGATGTACAATTTGTAGAGAAATCACTCCCAGATGGTACTGCCTCAGGGGTTAAATTACCTTGGCCTGGCAGCCACAATGCAGAAGGTGGCTTTAACGTGTACTCGACCAGTTTATCCGGTGATGACACCTTAATTCCTCAACACATGTATAGCCCTGTTATGGATGTTGTAACAGGCAATGCCGCTGCATCAGGATTAACTGCAGAAGGTTATCAAGTGCGTTATGGTTCAAGTTGGATGATGACCGTAAGCTTTACTGATGATGGTCCTAAGGCAAAGGGTATTTTAACATATTCCGAGTCTAGCAATGTGTTAAGCCCAAGCTTCTCCGATCAAAGTGAATTGTATTCTTCGGCCAAACAATTAAGGCCATTGTTATTTACTGAAGCGGAAATTCAAGCATCTGTTGAATCTACTCTCGAGTTAACCTTGCAAAGATAG
- a CDS encoding alpha/beta fold hydrolase: protein MTTWVLLRGLMRDSRHWYGFDRLIQQQGINLICVDLPGNGRLAQQASPLSIDQYCDSVWQQIDAAMLESPELNSPLMLVGLSMGGMLALQMAAHRPQSVKQVVVINSSAANISTWYRRFQLAPLLVCSVKALWGAMGDLMSDLRGNNPHKSHVHIIESIVLKYTSRNQCNNIEVLQAWSVMRQQQHTSFSSGLRQLYACAGFNCPILPRIAVSVIVANQDQLAHPKCSDNLAVFYQTQLHKIDNCGHDASLDQPKELLELLQQIAKT from the coding sequence ATGACCACTTGGGTGTTACTGCGAGGATTAATGCGTGATAGCCGTCATTGGTATGGTTTTGATCGGCTTATACAGCAGCAGGGTATTAATCTTATTTGTGTCGATTTACCCGGTAATGGGCGTTTAGCGCAGCAGGCAAGTCCGTTGTCGATAGACCAGTATTGTGATTCCGTGTGGCAACAAATAGATGCAGCAATGCTTGAGTCTCCAGAGTTAAATTCACCGCTAATGCTGGTGGGGTTGTCAATGGGTGGAATGTTGGCGCTGCAAATGGCTGCTCATCGACCGCAAAGTGTTAAGCAAGTGGTGGTCATTAATAGCAGCGCAGCAAATATTTCAACTTGGTATCGACGTTTTCAGCTTGCGCCCTTATTAGTGTGTAGTGTAAAAGCGCTATGGGGGGCAATGGGTGATCTAATGTCAGATTTACGCGGTAATAATCCGCACAAATCACATGTGCATATTATTGAATCTATTGTATTAAAGTATACCAGCCGTAATCAATGCAACAATATTGAAGTATTACAAGCGTGGAGTGTGATGAGGCAGCAACAACATACCTCGTTCAGTAGTGGTTTACGTCAACTTTATGCTTGTGCGGGTTTTAATTGCCCGATATTGCCGAGAATTGCGGTGAGTGTCATAGTGGCAAATCAAGATCAACTCGCTCACCCCAAATGCAGTGATAATTTAGCAGTTTTTTATCAAACTCAACTACATAAAATCGACAACTGTGGTCATGATGCGAGTCTTGACCAACCTAAAGAACTATTAGAATTGTTACAACAGATTGCCAAAACCTAA
- a CDS encoding VF530 family protein → MVELQQNNPLHGLKSETMISELVAFYDWKILYAALRLECFNTNPNLDACVKFLKKTEWARERVENFYLYRFKRMPKGNSAQFELKPRERGFADGILPRKPQPLTVELVAELKAKATADYEQMKHNQSRSYASSSSSSYSSSSRSNDSDAATQRNNKNKPQPTFDPNNPWNK, encoded by the coding sequence ATGGTAGAACTGCAGCAAAATAATCCACTTCATGGTTTAAAATCAGAAACGATGATATCTGAGTTGGTGGCGTTTTATGATTGGAAAATTTTATACGCGGCCTTGCGTTTAGAATGCTTTAATACCAATCCTAATTTGGACGCTTGTGTTAAGTTCCTTAAAAAGACGGAATGGGCGAGGGAACGTGTTGAAAATTTCTATTTGTATCGTTTCAAGCGTATGCCAAAAGGTAACTCAGCTCAGTTCGAGTTAAAACCTCGTGAGCGTGGCTTTGCTGATGGTATTTTACCGCGTAAGCCGCAACCTTTAACGGTTGAGTTAGTTGCCGAGTTGAAAGCCAAAGCAACCGCGGATTATGAACAGATGAAACATAATCAAAGTCGTTCATATGCATCTTCGTCATCATCTTCATATTCTTCGTCAAGTCGTTCAAATGACAGTGATGCCGCAACACAGCGCAATAATAAAAATAAGCCGCAACCTACGTTTGATCCAAACAATCCGTGGAATAAATAA